The Herminiimonas arsenitoxidans genome window below encodes:
- a CDS encoding UbiH/UbiF/VisC/COQ6 family ubiquinone biosynthesis hydroxylase, with product MQTDFDIAICGAGPVGLALAALLVKHGKQADRIALIDAKTIEQSAQDPRSIALSYGSQQILERIGAWPIAATAIHQIHVSRRGHFGRTLIDRAEYHLPALGHVTRYGAIVSALNTLAGATAIKMIRPQSVSSITENDGMVSLNFAEHAPLSAQLVIQAEGGIYNEQTKKTLHRDYDQIAIVAHVDVSAAISHRAFERFTDEGPLALLPQDDSYALVWCVRPKTAEHLLALPDAAFLQELGRAFGTRLGNFTACSKRNAFPLGLNAKPDASERIIAIGNAAQTLHPVAGQGLNLGLRDAAVLAQLLSTHAMPEALNKFAEKRRTDRNTTIHLTDIMARIFADNSRGIISQTLLGISLGMVDAIQPAKKFLAEQMMFGRRP from the coding sequence ATGCAGACTGATTTCGACATCGCCATTTGCGGCGCCGGCCCGGTAGGACTGGCGCTCGCTGCATTATTGGTCAAGCATGGCAAACAAGCTGATCGCATTGCACTGATAGATGCAAAAACCATAGAGCAAAGCGCACAAGATCCACGTTCAATTGCACTGTCATACGGCAGTCAGCAAATCCTGGAACGGATAGGTGCATGGCCCATTGCCGCGACAGCCATCCATCAAATTCACGTCTCCCGCCGCGGCCATTTCGGCCGCACCCTGATAGACCGTGCTGAATACCATCTACCCGCGCTTGGTCACGTCACACGTTACGGCGCTATCGTCTCCGCTCTGAACACACTTGCAGGAGCGACGGCGATCAAGATGATACGCCCGCAAAGCGTTAGCAGTATCACGGAAAACGATGGCATGGTGAGCTTGAATTTCGCCGAACATGCGCCCTTGTCCGCACAGTTGGTGATACAGGCTGAAGGCGGCATCTATAACGAGCAAACCAAAAAAACTCTGCATCGCGACTACGATCAAATTGCGATCGTCGCACACGTAGATGTCAGCGCAGCGATTTCACATCGCGCTTTTGAACGCTTCACGGATGAAGGACCGCTGGCCTTGCTGCCACAGGATGATAGCTATGCCTTGGTATGGTGTGTACGTCCGAAAACAGCAGAGCATTTGCTGGCCTTACCGGATGCTGCATTCTTGCAAGAACTTGGACGTGCCTTCGGCACGCGTCTGGGAAACTTCACAGCCTGCAGCAAACGTAACGCCTTCCCACTCGGCTTAAATGCGAAGCCAGATGCATCCGAACGCATAATTGCGATCGGCAATGCCGCTCAAACCTTGCATCCCGTTGCAGGTCAGGGACTCAATCTGGGATTGCGCGATGCGGCAGTGCTGGCACAACTGCTAAGCACGCATGCGATGCCGGAGGCATTAAACAAGTTTGCAGAAAAACGCCGCACGGATCGCAACACCACTATCCATCTGACCGACATCATGGCGAGGATTTTCGCAGATAACTCTCGCGGGATTATTTCGCAAACCTTGCTGGGAATATCGCTAGGCATGGTAGATGCGATCCAGCCTGCCAAGAAATTTCTGGCTGAGCAAATGATGTTTGGTCGACGCCCTTAG
- a CDS encoding HAD family hydrolase, with protein sequence MINSVLEQCPIRDAVECHLAAYNAAFYELGLSWHWDDETFHALQSLSCERDRIKKYMETHQSHLLRVYDADFLIDAIQTTKARCYETMTHGGAKKASTVNWAEFQRAEVGV encoded by the coding sequence ATGATCAATTCCGTACTTGAACAATGCCCGATACGTGATGCAGTTGAATGCCATCTTGCTGCCTATAACGCAGCGTTCTACGAGCTCGGCTTGAGCTGGCACTGGGATGATGAAACATTCCACGCGCTGCAAAGCCTGTCGTGCGAAAGAGATCGCATCAAGAAATATATGGAAACGCATCAATCGCATTTGCTCAGAGTGTACGACGCGGACTTCCTGATCGATGCCATCCAAACTACCAAAGCTCGCTGCTACGAAACAATGACACATGGCGGTGCTAAAAAAGCATCGACAGTCAATTGGGCAGAATTTCAGCGCGCTGAAGTCGGCGTCTGA
- a CDS encoding D-amino acid dehydrogenase has product MKVIVLGSGIIGTASAWFLNKAGHDVTVIERQPGAAQETSFANGCQISVSHATPWANKTAPMTILKSLGKEDAPLLYRFRAEWLQWKWGMNFLRECTPTRTVHNIHQIVAIAEYSRQTLQSVRAEVDIDYDCLTRGILHFYTDQKDFDESLASASVMRDLGCPREPMTADQAVTLEPALAHIRKQIVGADFTETDESGDIYKFTTGLARKAQERGVNFQYNTTVTRLITEGSGAAARVTGVEVINPEGRHMTLHADAFVMAMGSFSVPMLKPLGIALMIYPGKGYSATYPIVNPDLAPTVSLIDDGYKLVLSRLGNKLRVAGTCEFNGYSRELNATRCDAITRRTRELFPDACDYESPAYWAGLRPLTPSNVPYIGKTKFSNLFLNTGHGSLGWTMGCGSGRAIADIISGVHPEVDFAFTGIAPRKTSTHTLVSSSHNNRTA; this is encoded by the coding sequence ATGAAAGTCATCGTTTTGGGTTCGGGCATTATCGGCACGGCATCGGCCTGGTTTTTGAACAAAGCTGGTCACGACGTAACGGTCATCGAACGCCAACCCGGTGCTGCGCAGGAAACCAGTTTTGCCAATGGTTGCCAGATCTCTGTCTCGCACGCCACGCCATGGGCCAACAAGACCGCGCCCATGACCATCCTCAAATCACTAGGCAAGGAAGATGCGCCCCTGCTCTATCGTTTCCGCGCCGAATGGCTGCAATGGAAATGGGGCATGAACTTTCTGCGCGAATGCACACCGACGCGCACCGTCCATAACATTCATCAAATCGTCGCGATCGCTGAATACAGCCGTCAGACTCTGCAATCTGTACGTGCCGAAGTCGACATAGACTACGACTGTTTAACGCGCGGCATTCTGCACTTTTATACAGATCAAAAAGACTTTGATGAATCATTGGCATCAGCCAGCGTGATGCGCGATCTCGGTTGTCCGCGTGAGCCCATGACCGCAGATCAGGCAGTCACGCTGGAACCAGCGTTAGCGCATATCCGCAAGCAAATAGTCGGTGCTGACTTTACTGAAACAGACGAATCCGGCGACATCTACAAATTCACCACCGGCCTGGCACGCAAGGCGCAAGAGCGCGGCGTCAACTTTCAATACAACACGACGGTGACACGTCTAATTACAGAAGGAAGCGGCGCTGCGGCACGCGTAACCGGCGTTGAAGTGATTAATCCGGAAGGTCGTCACATGACGCTGCACGCGGATGCATTCGTGATGGCGATGGGAAGTTTTTCCGTGCCGATGTTGAAGCCCTTAGGCATAGCTTTAATGATCTATCCGGGCAAAGGATATTCAGCAACATATCCGATTGTGAATCCCGATTTGGCACCAACCGTATCGCTGATTGATGATGGCTACAAATTGGTTTTGTCGCGACTGGGAAATAAACTGCGTGTAGCTGGCACTTGCGAATTCAACGGCTACTCGCGCGAACTGAATGCCACCCGATGCGATGCAATTACACGCAGAACGCGCGAACTATTTCCCGATGCTTGCGATTACGAGAGTCCGGCATACTGGGCTGGGCTGCGTCCATTGACGCCATCAAACGTGCCCTACATAGGCAAGACAAAATTCAGTAATTTATTTTTGAATACCGGACATGGTTCGCTGGGCTGGACCATGGGCTGCGGTTCGGGACGCGCAATCGCCGATATTATTTCCGGCGTACATCCAGAGGTAGATTTTGCTTTTACCGGCATTGCACCGCGCAAGACATCTACCCACACACTTGTATCAAGCAGCCACAATAATCGCACTGCATAA